GAACAGCGCGAATACGCCTTGCTGGCCTTGTCGCGCGCGGTCGAGCTGGAGCCGGATAACGCCGACTATCGCTACACCCTGGCGGTGACCTTGCACGATCTGGAGCAGGCCGATGCCGCGCAAAAGCAGCTGGAAACCCTGCTCAGCCGGCAACCGGCCAATCGTGCAGCACGGGTATTGCTCATCCAATACTGGAAGGAAACCGGCCAACTGCAGAACGTTCAGGTCTTGCTGGCCGAACTGGAACGGTTGAACCCCGACGACCCCTTCCTGCAACAGGGCCTGTAGTTTGCGTTGAACCCTTGGCAACTGGCTGTGGTCCAGTGGGTATCGGACACTTGGCGGCATGAACCCTCGTTCCGCCTTGCCTTCAGTCAAAGGAGATACGCATTGGCCAGTTCTGTGTCACTGGACGAACGTGCCGTGATCCTGGCGCCCACGCAGCTTGCGACGGATACGTCGCGGCTGCTGGCGGCTGCCGGTGTGCAGAGCCTGTGCGCGTGTGACATGGCCAACCTGCAAGCGTGCCTGGCAGAGGGCGCCGGGTTGGCGATCATCGCGGAGAACACGCTGACCGACGGCCCCAAAGGCGTCCTGCAGCAGTTCATCGCGCAGCAGCCCAAGTGGTCTGACCTGCCGATCGTGATGCTTACGGCCACCACCACCTGCGCCACCACGCCCGCCGATCATCCACTGGGCAATCTGACGCTGCTGGTGATGCCGTTCGAGGAAACACAACTGCTTCAACTGACGCAGACCGCCCTGCGTACCCGCCGACGCCAGTACCTGGCACGCGACCAGCTGGTTGACCTGCAGCAGCGCCTGGACGCCCGCAGCGAAGTGCAGCAGGCGGAGGCCCTAGCCCTGCACCAGACCCGCAAGATGGAAGCGATCGGCCAATTGGCAGGCGGCGTGGCACACGATTTCAACAACCTGCTGACCAGTATCGGCGGCAGTTTCGAATTGATCGACCGTCGCTTGAAACGGGGGCACAGCGAAGGCCTGGAGGGAGTGTTGCGCATGGGGCAGGAGGCCGTGTCGCGGGCGGCTCGGCTTACCCATCGTCTGTTGGCGTTTTCATCCCGCCAGTCGCTGAACAACCAGCACATCGAGCTCGCGGAACTGCTTCAGGAAAAGCGCATAAAGACAGTGCTGGCGCGTGGCGTGACCCTGCAACTGCAATTGGCGCCCGACCTCTGGCCTGTGCAGGCAGACCACATCCAACTACAGGAGGCGGTCGACAACTTGCTGCAGAACGCTTGCGAAGCCATGCCCAGCGGGGGTTTGCTGCGTATCGAGGCCAGCAACTCGCATATCGGCGCGCAGCAGCTGCCTGGCAGCGACCTGAATGCAGGCGATTACGCCTGCGTCAGCATCATCGATGAAGGCCAGGGCATGTCGGACAGCACCCTGGAGCGAGCCTTCGAGCCGTTCTTCAGCACCAAGCCGATTGGCCAGGGCATCGGCCTGGGCCTGTCGATGGTTTACGGCTTCAGCAAGCAGTCCCACGGCCACGTGGTGCTGCGCAGCCAGATCGGTCAGGGCACCCGGGTAGACTTGTACATGCCGCGCCATCACGGCCGCGCTGTATCGAAAAAAGCCCCAGCAGCGCCCACAACCCATGGCAACGGGCGCAATGTGCTGTTGGTCGAGGATGACCCCCATGTGCGCCAACTGCTGTGCCAGACCTTGCAGGAGGACGGCTTCCCCTGCCATAGCGCCAGCAATGCCAGTGAAGCTCTGCAGGTGCTGCGCTCCAGCGAAGCCATCGACCTGCTGGTCAGCGACGTGGGCTTGCCAGGCATGAACGGCCGGCAATTGGCGGAAATCGCCCGCACCTTGCGCCCACAGCTTCCCGTACTGTTCATCACCGGCTACGCCGAAACGGCAACGGCCCGCGAGGGCTTTCTTGCTCCTGGCATGCAGTTGATCAGCAAACCGTTCGAACTCAAGCAGTTGCAGCAACAGGTCGAGCGGATGCTCGAAGGCTGTTGACGCCGCTCACTCGTTGAGCATCAGCAGTGCCTGGTCAGCAAGCGATTCCAGAGGGAAAGGCTTGAGCATCAGCTCGGTGCCTGGTGCTTCGAACAGTTGGGGCTCCAAGATCGTATGGGTGTAGCCGGTGATGAACAAGATCTTCTGCTCCGGCTTGATCATGCGCATCGCCCGTGCCACCTGACGCCCACTGAACCCGCCCGGCAAGCCGATATCGGTAATGACCAGGTCGAACGGGCCATTATGGCGGAAACAGTCGAGCGCTGAATTGGCATCGGTCACATCACATACCTCGAAGCCGCGTTCGCGCAGGTACTCGCGCATCAGCATGCGCAGGTTTAGCTCGTCATCGACCAGCAACAGGCGCAGCCCTTCGCCCCGCATTACCGTCGGCACACGAGCCGGGGGCACTTCGGGGATGGTTTCGGTAGAACGAGGAAACAGCATGGACACCATTGCCCCATCATCCGGCGCCGACTCCAGCCACATGTAGCCACCGGATTGGCCGACGAAGCCATGCACCATCGACAGACCCAGCCCGGCACCATGCCCCACGGGCTTGGTGGTGAAGAACGGATCGCACGCCCTGGCCAGCTCTTCGCTGGTCATGCCATGGCCATCGTCAGAAACATGCACGGCCACATAGTCACCGGGTGGCAGGCCGCTCTGGTCCGGGAATGCACTGGCCAGGCGCATGTTCGTCGTACGCACTGTCACGTTGCCGCGCCCAAGGCAGGCATCACGCGCGTTGGCGCACAGGCTGACGAAGGTACTTTCCAATTGCGCGACATCCAGGCACACGGCCCAGGGGTGAACGTCCTTATGCCAATGCAGGCGCATCTCCGCCCCCAGCACCTGGAGCAACAAGGGCTCCATGGCCGACAGCTGGCGGTTGATATCCAACGGTTTCGGGGAAAGCGGCTGGTGCCGGGAGAATGCCAGCAGGCGGTGAGTGAGGGTCATGGCCCGCTGCACCGAATCGCGGGCTAGTTCGACGTAATTGTCGATGCGATCCAGGCGGCCCTGGATCAGGCGCCGCTGTAGCATTTCCAGGCTTCCACCGATGCCCGACAGCAAGTTGTTCATCTCATGGGCCATGCCCCCGGCCAGGTGGCTCACCAGTTCCATCTGCTGACTGTCGCGCAGCATGGCCTGGGCCTGTCGCATCGCCTCCTCGCGGTCGTCGGTGATATCGCGCCCCACCGCGGTCAGCATGGTGCCATCGAACTTGGCCGTCCAGCGGAAAGTGCGGTAATGCCCGTCACTGTGGCGCAGGCGGGTTTCCAGCTGATCGGCACCCTGGTCACGCACGAAGTCGATCACTGCCACTTCCACTTCGGCCCGGTCTGCCGGATGCACGAGCTGCAGGATCGGGATGTCATGCACCTCGGCCATGGTCCAGTTGAGAATGCGCAACCACGCCGGGTTTGCCGCCTTCAGCTTGAGGTCGCGGGTAACGGTGATCATGGCATCACGTGACAGCTGCCACATGGATTCGCGATCGACCAGGTAACGCTTGATCTGCTCCTCGAAGGCCTGTGCCTGGTCGCGCCACTTTTCCAGCGCCTCGACGCTGGCGGTGGTCTCGATGACCGTGTGCAGGAACCCCGCAACCTCCCGCTGCTCATCACAAATCGGGGTGTAACTGAAGGCATACCAAGCTTTGCTATCGCTATTGGCGCGGGCGATCCACAGCGGTTGGTCCTCGACGAAGCTGGCATGGCCTTGCAGGGCCTTGTACACCCATGGCCCCACCTCCTCCCAGTTGCTCGCCCATAACGCATCAAAGCCTTTACCCAGGGCATGGTTCATACCCTCCAACAGCCGTTGGTACTCACTGTTGTGAATCACCGTCAGCTCGGGGCCCCAGACCACCGCGCTGGGAAAGGGCGACATCAGCATCGCATCGACCGCAAGGCGTAAGGGCGCCTGCCAGAGGGGCAATGGCCCAAGGGCGGTTTGCCACCAATCATGGGCAGCGATCAGCTCGCCCATGCCGTTGATCGATTGCGCCGCGGGGAGCAATTGAATGCCTGATGACGAAGAGGTGCGCTGACTGCCTTTAGCATCCAATGTCGTGATTCCGCCGTAGCACTGGATAAACGAGTGATTTGCGCATCTTCTTCTCCCGCCTGGCAGGGCTGCAATACCCAATGTGCGAACAGACCCGCAAAAAAATGAGGAAACAAGTATCGGTAATGAGTCCCAAATCACACTAGCACATCGCCGCTATCGCGTGCGCACTGGCAACCGACAGCTATGCTCATTAGGTTTTCCCGCGTCATGGCGTGTCTTCCCGTATTACTACAGACCGGAGCGTGGTGATGAGCAAGAAAATTCTCGTGGTGCTGACCAACACCGCAAAGTACCCGAACCTGAAGCGGGCGACTGGCCTGTGGCTGGGTGAAGCCGTGCATTTCGTCAAGGTGATGGAGGAAGCGGGGTACGGCGTTGACTATGTCAGCCCCGAAGGCGGCTACGTGCCCATTGACCCGCACAGCCTGCAAATGGCGCCGGAACTGGATTGGCAAAGGTATAACGACAAGTTGTTCATGAACCGCCTGGGCGCCTCACTGCCACCGGGCAAGGTAAAGGCCGACGACTACTGCGCCATCTATTACACAGGCGGGCATGGGGTCATGTATGACTTTCCCGATAGTCAACCGCTGCAGGAGCTGGCGCGCAGGATCTATGAAAACAACGGCATCGTCGCTGCGGTGTGCCACGGCGTGGTGGGCCTATTGAACATCAAGCTCAGCGATAACAGCCTGCTGCTCAAGGATCGCAAGGTCACCGGCTTCTCCAATACCGAGGAGAAACTGGCCGAACTGGACACTGTCGTTCCGTTCCTGACCGAAAACGAGCTGGGCGCCCGCGGCGGAGTTTACAGCAAGCATGACGACCCCTGGGCACCGTTCGTGGTCGCCGACGAGCGCGTGATCACGGGACAGAATCCAAATTCCACGGAGCTCCTGGCGGAGCATGTGCTGGAGCAGTTGAAGAGAAGATGCGTCCTACACGTCGACGGCTAGCTTCATCGGGTCAATACGGCCGCAGCTTACAGTAGGCGTACTGCGGTTTTCCTAGGCTCTTCGTTCTCAACTGTCCATCACGGACAGCGTCGAAGCGGAGGGCCGCAGGCCTATGTCGAGATCCACTACGATCGGTCGCTCCATGCTGGAGTTTTTGTTGACTCTGGCGATCAGCTTGATACCTGTTGGCTCGGGCCTGGCGGTGATGGTTTATCAGCAGGACCGAAAACTCACCGAAAACGCGCGAATATCCTTGCAAGAAGCTATCTATTCGGTCGATCTGTCGCTGGACAGGCTGCACGCCATCACCACCAATGCCTTGATGCTGACCAGCAAACCGTGCGCAGAAATCAAAGTCAGCCTGATCGAACAGGTCGCACAGACACAGTACCTGCGGTCGCTCGCATTGAGCCACAAGCATCAGGTGTACTGCACTTCGTTGCCAGGCTACGTGGAAAACAGGGCTCTGTATGGAGATACACATACGCCCCTGCAATTGGTATTCGACTCTCCATCCACTCTGGACAGTGCAATCCTCACCTATCAACTAGAACAGGACGGGTTCAGCGCAGTTGCAACCGCGTATGCCGAGCAATTACGCAATGAACTTCGGGCATTCCAGGATGGCCTTACCTTGTTGATAGAAATAGGCGACACGTACATCTGGGCCGACGGGGATGCTCGGAGCCTATCCCGGCCTTCCCAATCCGAATATTTCCACCA
The Pseudomonas sp. KU43P genome window above contains:
- a CDS encoding type 1 glutamine amidotransferase domain-containing protein; its protein translation is MSKKILVVLTNTAKYPNLKRATGLWLGEAVHFVKVMEEAGYGVDYVSPEGGYVPIDPHSLQMAPELDWQRYNDKLFMNRLGASLPPGKVKADDYCAIYYTGGHGVMYDFPDSQPLQELARRIYENNGIVAAVCHGVVGLLNIKLSDNSLLLKDRKVTGFSNTEEKLAELDTVVPFLTENELGARGGVYSKHDDPWAPFVVADERVITGQNPNSTELLAEHVLEQLKRRCVLHVDG
- a CDS encoding response regulator, with product MASSVSLDERAVILAPTQLATDTSRLLAAAGVQSLCACDMANLQACLAEGAGLAIIAENTLTDGPKGVLQQFIAQQPKWSDLPIVMLTATTTCATTPADHPLGNLTLLVMPFEETQLLQLTQTALRTRRRQYLARDQLVDLQQRLDARSEVQQAEALALHQTRKMEAIGQLAGGVAHDFNNLLTSIGGSFELIDRRLKRGHSEGLEGVLRMGQEAVSRAARLTHRLLAFSSRQSLNNQHIELAELLQEKRIKTVLARGVTLQLQLAPDLWPVQADHIQLQEAVDNLLQNACEAMPSGGLLRIEASNSHIGAQQLPGSDLNAGDYACVSIIDEGQGMSDSTLERAFEPFFSTKPIGQGIGLGLSMVYGFSKQSHGHVVLRSQIGQGTRVDLYMPRHHGRAVSKKAPAAPTTHGNGRNVLLVEDDPHVRQLLCQTLQEDGFPCHSASNASEALQVLRSSEAIDLLVSDVGLPGMNGRQLAEIARTLRPQLPVLFITGYAETATAREGFLAPGMQLISKPFELKQLQQQVERMLEGC
- a CDS encoding response regulator, producing the protein MGELIAAHDWWQTALGPLPLWQAPLRLAVDAMLMSPFPSAVVWGPELTVIHNSEYQRLLEGMNHALGKGFDALWASNWEEVGPWVYKALQGHASFVEDQPLWIARANSDSKAWYAFSYTPICDEQREVAGFLHTVIETTASVEALEKWRDQAQAFEEQIKRYLVDRESMWQLSRDAMITVTRDLKLKAANPAWLRILNWTMAEVHDIPILQLVHPADRAEVEVAVIDFVRDQGADQLETRLRHSDGHYRTFRWTAKFDGTMLTAVGRDITDDREEAMRQAQAMLRDSQQMELVSHLAGGMAHEMNNLLSGIGGSLEMLQRRLIQGRLDRIDNYVELARDSVQRAMTLTHRLLAFSRHQPLSPKPLDINRQLSAMEPLLLQVLGAEMRLHWHKDVHPWAVCLDVAQLESTFVSLCANARDACLGRGNVTVRTTNMRLASAFPDQSGLPPGDYVAVHVSDDGHGMTSEELARACDPFFTTKPVGHGAGLGLSMVHGFVGQSGGYMWLESAPDDGAMVSMLFPRSTETIPEVPPARVPTVMRGEGLRLLLVDDELNLRMLMREYLRERGFEVCDVTDANSALDCFRHNGPFDLVITDIGLPGGFSGRQVARAMRMIKPEQKILFITGYTHTILEPQLFEAPGTELMLKPFPLESLADQALLMLNE
- a CDS encoding CSS-motif domain-containing protein, which produces MLEFLLTLAISLIPVGSGLAVMVYQQDRKLTENARISLQEAIYSVDLSLDRLHAITTNALMLTSKPCAEIKVSLIEQVAQTQYLRSLALSHKHQVYCTSLPGYVENRALYGDTHTPLQLVFDSPSTLDSAILTYQLEQDGFSAVATAYAEQLRNELRAFQDGLTLLIEIGDTYIWADGDARSLSRPSQSEYFHQAVSQKYGYVIKAGYANGYSANEARQSMIMVLPSLVLIGIITGAVIYWALFRRGARGGTAANLR